In Chrysemys picta bellii isolate R12L10 chromosome 22, ASM1138683v2, whole genome shotgun sequence, the genomic stretch GGTCCTTGACCTGGCACTGGTCTCTCACTGTCtccagctggtggggggggggggactctgaGCTGTAAGAAAGGCATGCCAATCCTTTCTTCTGTTTATTCACTCCCATCACGGTCTCCTCATATCAGACAACACTACTGCCGTTTCCTATATCAACAAGCAGGAACGTGATGGGCCGCTCTATGCACAATCTCTGCAATTGGTTCATCAATCACCAGATTCTCTTGTCTGCAGGCTGTCATCCAGGGACACAGAATGTAGTCTCGGACTCGATCAGCAGACGTTTTGCAATGCCCACGAGAGGGAACTTCACAATTCAGTAGTACACAGCATCTTCACCTGACGGAGGACCCTGACCAGAGACCTATTCACATCACAAACTAACAGCAAATGTACCACATACTGCTCCAGAGGAGGCCTCGGTCACCACTCTCAGGGTGATGCTCTCCTGCTCTCTTGGTCAGGCCAAATCAACTACGCCTTCCCGCCTCTACCTCTCCTGCCTCAGGTACTGCACAGGATCTAACAAGACAACGCAATGGTCATTCTGATCGCACCCTGTTGGCCCACGCAATTCCGGTTTCCCAATCTCCTCCACATGTCATTCTGCCCACCAATTCCCCTCCACAACTTCCCCGATCTCCTGACCCAGTACAACAGCGAGATCAGGCATCCCAATCCACATGCGCTGCACCTCAGAACATGGTATTTGGATGGCCATTTGCTTTAGCCTGCACGTGCTCTCCTGCTGTACAAGACAtcctctccagcagcaggaaggTCTCCACTAGGCAATGTTACTGAGCCAAATGGAAACGTTTCTCATCTTGGGTCTAACAAAAAGAACTTCTGCCTGAACTGATGGGGATCCCCCTGATCCTGGATTATGTTCTGTCCTTGAAGTCATCAGGTTTTGTCTCAACTCTTTGAGAGTCCACCTGGCAGTGATTAACGCGTTCTACTGTCCAGTGGAAGGTTGCACTGTCTTTACACACCCACTAACCACTAGGTTTTGGAAAGGCCTCATCACAACCTCTCCCATCCAAATGATCACACCCCAATGATTACCTGAATCTAGTTCCCTCCATGCTAACGGAACCACACTTTGAACTGTTACCATCGTGCTCTGTCCCTCCTTTCCATGAAAGTTGCTTTCCTTGTTGCTATCACTTCTGCGAGAAGGGTTGGTGAACTTGAAGCTATGATAGAGGACCCGCCTTTTATAGTGTTAGAGAAGGATCATTTCCCTACATCTACACCCCAGCTTTTTACCAAAGGTGGTCTCCCAGTTTCACATCAATCAATCTATTCACTTACCTATTTTCTTCCTGAAACCACACGCATCTGCAGAAGAACATCAACTCCATTCCCTCAATGTCTGATGAGCTCTGGCCTGTTGCTTGCAGAGAACAAAACCAATCAGGAACGCCCCTAGGCTGTATATGTTGCAGTAGCAGAAAGACTCGGGGGGTGAGCCATCTCCACCTAGAGGATCTCTAAATGAATTTTGGGTTGCATTTCACCCTGCCACCAACTGTCAGGCCTACCTATCCCCACAGGGGTGCAGGCTAACTCCACGAGAGCTCGGGCTTTGACCATGGACTCCCTTCAGTTAGGGACAATGTAGAGCGGCTACAGGGAGTTCTTACACACCTTTGCAGCACACTGTCTTAGTGCAGGACTCAGTGGCAGATGCCTCCTTTGGATGGCAGTTCTCCACACAACCATTCCTTCCTCATCCTTGCACCCTCTTCCGACTtaggtactgcttgttaatcaCCACCAGTGGAATAATAGGGatcatcactcgaagaagaggtggttcgacggggacaggtgagcaaagcccacaggtaagtggggaacatggagaccggggagatgggtcggaaacaagagggagtgtgggctatactggcagagagaaaggagagtcaggacaaaactgggaggaaagatcaaaccagtatcttagatgcgtatatacaaatgcgagaagtatggggaataagcaggaagaactggaagtgctaataaataaatacaactatgacattgttggcatcactgaaacttggtgggataatacacatgattggaatgttggtgtggatgggtacagcttgctcaggaaggatagacagggggaaaagggaggaggtgttgccttatatattaaaaatgtacacacttggacggaggtagagatggacataggagacggaagagtctctgggttaggcttaaaggagcaaaaaacaagggagatgtcatgctaggagtctactacaggccacctaaccaggtggaagaggtggatgaggcttttttcaagcaactaacaaaatcatccaaagcccaagatttggtggtgatgggggacttcaactatccggatatatgttgggaaaataacacacaggggcacagactatccaacaaattcttggactgcattggagacaactttttatttcagaaggttgaaaaagctactaggggggaagctcttctagacttgattttaacaaatagggaggaactcgttgagaatgtgaaagtagaaggcagcctgggtgaaagtgatcatgaaatcatagagtttgcaattctaacgaagggtagaagggagaacagcaaaatagagacaatggatttcaggaaggcagattttgggaagctcagagagctgataggtaaggtcccatgggaatcaagactgaggggaaaaacaactgaggagagttggcagtttttcaaagggacactattaagggcccaaaagcaagctattccgctggttaggaaagatagaaaatgtggcaaaagaccaccttggcttaaccacgagatcttgcacgatctaaaaaataaaaaggagtcatataaaaaatggaaactaggacagattacaaaggatgaatataggcaaacaacacaggaatgcaggggcaagattagaaaggcaaaggcacaaaatgagctcaaactagctacgagaataaaaggaaacaagaagactttttatcaatacattagaagcaagaggaagaccaaagacagggtaggcccactgcttagtgaagagggagaaacagtaacaggaaacttggaaatggcagagatgcttaatgacttctttgtttcggtcttcaccgagaagtctgaagcaatgcctaacatagtgaatgctaatgggaagggggtaggtttagcggataaaataaaaaaagaacaagttaaaaatcacttagaaaagttagatgcctgcaagtcacccgggcctgatgaaatgcatcctagaatactcaaggagctaatagaggaggtatctgagcctctagctattatctttggaaagtcatgggagacgggagagattccagaagactggaaaagggcaaatatagtgcccatctataaaaagggaaataaaaacaacccaggtaactacagaccagttagtttaacttctgtgccagggaagataatggagcaagtaattaaggaaatcatctgcaaacacttggaaggtggtaaggtgatagggaacagccagcatggatttgtgaagaacaaatcatgtcaaaccaatctgatagctttctttgatagaataacgagccttgtggataagggtgaagcggtggatgtggtatacctagactttagtaaggcatttgatacggtcttgcatgatattcttatcgataaactaggcaaatacaaattagatggggctactataaggtgggtgcataactggctggataaccgtactcagagagttgttattaatggttcccaatcctgctggaaaggcgtaacgagtggggttccgcaggggtctgttttgggaccggctctgttcaatatcttcatcagcgacttagatattggcatagaaagtacgcttattaagtttgcggatgataccaaactgggagggattgcaactactttggaggacagggtcataattcaaaatgatctggacaaattggagaaatggtctgagttaaacaggatgaagtttaacaaagacaaatgcaaagtgctccacttaggaaggaaaaatcaatttcacacatacagaatgggaaaagactttctaggaaggagtacggcagaaagggatctaggggttatagtggaccacaagctaaatatgagtcaacagtgtgatgctgttgcaaaaaaagcaaacatgattctgggatgcattaacaggtgtgttgtgagcaagacacgagaagtcattcttccgctctactctgctctggttaggcctcagctggagtattgtgtccagttctgggcgccgcattttaaaaaagatgtggagaaattggaaagggtccaaagaagagcaacaagaatgattaaaggtcttgagaacatgacctatgaaggaaggctgaaagaactgggtttgtttagtttggagaagagaagactgagaggggacatgatagcagttttcaggtatctaaaatggtgtcatgaggaggagggagagaacttgttcaccttagcctctaaggatagaaccagaaacaatgggtttaaactgcagcaagggaggtctaggttggacattaggaaaaagttcctaactgtcagggtggttaaacactggaacaaattgcctagggaggttgtggaatctccgtctctggagatatttaagagtaggttagataaatgtctatcagggatggtctagacagtatttggtcctgccatgcgggcaggggactggactcgatgacctctcgaggtcccttccagtcctataatctatgattctatgattctatgttactTGCATGAaattggaggttctttgagatgcgtggtccctatgtgtattccacttcccactctccttcctctctgctaCGCATCTGTCGTGTTGGAGAAGGAATTGGCGACACGGTCCGGTTCGACTCACCCTTTATCACCTCGGCTGGAAGCGCAAGGTGAACCAGGGCGCATGCACGGACCAATGCACACTACTTTCAAAAGCTCTGATTGCAGGCGCATGGTTCGCATGTGTAacccctcagtggaatacaaacatggaccacacatctcgaagaacctccagttatagGTAAATAACCTCCTCTTTCAGTAACTATCAGTCTGTGCTGGATTGAAACAGGTCATAAGTGCTGAAGGTTCCCTTCAGCAAATGATTTTTGGGGAGTTCTGTGGCCTCTTACTGTGACTCTGAACTTAACCATAATGCCTAGCACTAAGGTTCATGCCAGACTCATCATGCTTCTGTGTGCTGTTAACATTAGCTGGGAGGCTTTGTCTGCTAGCTATGGCCCAGTTCAACACTAATGCTGCCTTCTTGACTTCACAGGATCTGAAAATAAAGAACATGGGCTCGTGGGCAAGCTTGGTCCAGAAACCCCTCACGACTCCATCCTCCACAGCAAAGTCCTCCAGCGATAGCTTTGAGCATTTCAAGAGGGCAGCGCGGGAGAAGGAGGAGCGGGAGAAGGCGCTCAAAGCTCAGGCAGAACAGGTGGAAAAGGAGAAGGAGCGGCTGAGGCGGGAGCAGGAAAGGATGAGGTGAGAGGCCTGCACATCTGTATTTCATTGCTCCTAAAGCTGGTCTCCCCAGGGTACCGAGGTGTGTGAATGGGGTTATGTCCCCATTGGGGACAGTCGCTTCCTCTTTTTGCTTCACTTCTCAGCTTGGTGCCTTGGAGCCACTGCTGATTCGTTGGGAAAAGACAGGTTTTTCAGCATGATCAACCAGAAGACAGTGAGGGTAAAGCTGTCTCCACTGCCCTTTTGAGGGGTATACCAGACATGGCCCTGTTGTCTAGGCCACCTTTTCTCTAGCTCCCTTGGGTTGTACCTGGGCTCTGTTAGCCTAGACACGTGGCAGCACTTACATGCAGCAGTGCAGGAACTCTGAACATAATCAGTGGGTGTAATATAGCCACCGCTTCCATGGTGGGCTCACGAGAAGATGGGCTCCTTGCCCACTCAGGAGCCAGTGCAAGTTGTAGAGTTCCAGCATCATACTCTGTTCACAGTTCATACCACTGAGGTATCTGGGTGTGCCAGCTGGATAACAGCTGCCGTTTCCTCCTTCTCTAGCTGACTAACTGTACTGTTAAGCAAGAAGCAACATGAGCAAGAATCTCTTGATGCACTAAGCACTTCCCATTCCACAGGGTGGGGGTCGCAAAATGAGTGGCTTGACTATGCAACAAACTCCACAGGGAGAAACCCCTTAGCTGCCCATTCTCCAACTGGGATCCCCAGGGagcacttgctgggggaaatggctggacacatggtgctggctgctcTTCCTCGTTTCCAGTTGCTACCTGGCattaaaaatgtaatacattGAGTCCTTTCCTGAGAGACTTCACTATGTCAGTGATTGCTGGAGTTCCCACAGGAAGGTTATAG encodes the following:
- the LOC103307267 gene encoding bromodomain-containing protein 4-like → MLSCSLGQAKSTTPSRLYLSCLRYCLLITTSGIIGIITRRRGGSTGTGEQSPQDLKIKNMGSWASLVQKPLTTPSSTAKSSSDSFEHFKRAAREKEEREKALKAQAEQVEKEKERLRREQERMRSRGDEDALEQARRVQEEVRRRQEQQQQQQVSAAASAPQAQSSQPQSSQSMLDQQREMARKREQERRRREAMAATIDMNFQSDLLAIFKENLF